Proteins co-encoded in one Leptospira montravelensis genomic window:
- a CDS encoding class I SAM-dependent methyltransferase translates to MTKSYELLDSGDLSKLEIVGGYKLHRSSPTSAYGKETPEIWNDLHAHYIKNDSGSGHWNFQKKVPESFTIEFSKLTFKIKLTPFGHIGLFPEQETNWNRIREIGKKKQGLEVLNLFAYSGGSTLACLDAGMSVCHVDASKGMVDWARENAKLSGLDSKPVRWIVDDVMKFIRREIKRGKKYQGLILDPPSFGRGSKGEVWKIEENLSELMDALMELSDSKPEFVILSCHSQGFSPLTLERILSSRIKTKGNYQTSELFIPEKSGKKYPAGFCTFFSK, encoded by the coding sequence ATGACAAAAAGTTACGAACTCCTGGATTCAGGTGACCTATCCAAATTAGAAATCGTTGGCGGATACAAACTCCATCGTTCTTCCCCTACTTCTGCTTATGGAAAAGAAACTCCTGAAATTTGGAACGATCTCCACGCTCATTATATCAAAAATGACTCGGGTTCGGGGCATTGGAATTTTCAAAAAAAAGTTCCTGAAAGTTTTACCATCGAATTTTCTAAGTTAACATTCAAAATCAAACTCACACCCTTTGGCCATATTGGCCTTTTCCCCGAACAAGAAACCAATTGGAACCGCATCCGAGAGATTGGAAAAAAGAAACAAGGCCTAGAAGTTCTAAACCTTTTTGCTTATTCTGGTGGCTCCACACTCGCCTGTCTGGATGCTGGGATGAGTGTCTGCCATGTGGATGCCTCCAAAGGGATGGTGGACTGGGCCCGGGAAAATGCCAAACTTTCAGGACTCGATTCGAAACCTGTGCGTTGGATAGTCGATGATGTCATGAAATTCATCCGTCGTGAAATCAAACGGGGAAAAAAATACCAAGGTCTCATCCTTGACCCTCCCAGTTTCGGTCGTGGATCCAAAGGAGAGGTTTGGAAAATTGAAGAAAACTTAAGTGAACTGATGGATGCGCTGATGGAACTTTCCGACTCCAAACCAGAATTTGTGATCCTCAGTTGTCATAGCCAAGGGTTTAGTCCTTTGACCTTAGAAAGAATTTTATCTTCACGAATCAAAACCAAAGGGAACTATCAAACCTCTGAATTATTCATTCCAGAAAAATCGGGAAAAAAATACCCAGCTGGATTTTGTACTTTCTTCTCCAAATAA